From the Lathyrus oleraceus cultivar Zhongwan6 chromosome 3, CAAS_Psat_ZW6_1.0, whole genome shotgun sequence genome, the window GACTGAGACTACATTTCAATTCATATTAACAGAAGACACTCCGTCGGACTCGAAGTCGTCAGTGAGCATTTCCTTCTCTCTTACTTGTTCCTTTTGAACTTTCTGACTTTTGTTTTCATCTGGAAACAACTTCCTTCCTACAGGTGGTTTGGTCGAATTCGTGACATTTGGCGGAACCTTGCCGCTGCTGGATTCTCCCATCTCTTTTGGGTTCATCTCTCTTTCAGCCTTCCTCAACCTCTGATGTCTTCTCCACTGGGATCTTGACATAGGATTCTTTCCTTTGTAGTTCTCTAGCCTGATAGCCTCTCACTTGGATGCCTGGAATTATTTTCTATAAGCCCAAGAGGTTCTTCCTCCATCCTCAAAACTTCTCCACTTTCCTTTCTTCGACCCCTCCTGAGTCCATTTGTCCTCAGGGACTTCTGCTGGCAGTTTAAACATAACTCTTTTCGCCCTTGGGTGAGGGATGTTTGGCCTCCTAGGTGCTCCCCTCTTGTCGAAGAAATACATATTTGGGTTACCTCCATGTCCGTCCCAACCTTGGTTAGATGGGATTCTTTCGAATGCTTCAACTAATTCTCCGTTGTACACTGCCCCACACCTAGGACACATCAAGCATTCTATTTCGTACTTGTAGCAACGCACAATAAAACTAAGAAGGCTTTCTCCTGGCGTGGGATACACCTTCTATAATTGGCTTTCCTTCCTCTAGTTTCTCTCAGTCTTTGTTCGTTGCCATCTTTCATAATCCTCAGCCACCCTTTGACATATCCTAATGCTGCACCTTGGGCACAACAACATGTCAGAATTTCTTTTGTGACATCTCCAAAGGTATTCACGTAGGCTTTCGTTGGCTTTGGGATAGCCAAGTTGCATCTCCTCTTGCTCCATCTTTAGACATTTCTCCACTTCCTCCATTtctggggggggggggggtgggggtTGTTTTAGATCCACCATGTTGACACCTAGACTGGTGCCATCAGTGATTGAAATTTCCTCGAATTTCTTCCTTAGGCCCTCAGTAGTCTCAGTTGCTTTCCCCTTGAGACCTTCAGTGGCCCTTGGTTCGATGTTAGCACCCTGTTTACCTTTGACAGAGATTCCAAAGGGAACATCATGATTTAGGCCATCAGTAACCCGCTTTCCATCTAGCACATGGCCTTCAGTTCCTGTTGCCTTTACAGCCTCCACTTCCCCTACGTCAATCATGTTGATTTTGACAGGTTCATCATAATTTGTATCAGTAATATTGAGGGGATCAATGTCAACCTTCATCTAGTTTTTTTTCCTTTGTCAGCGAACTTGAGGCGGCTATCCCTAATTGCATTCTGAATAAGATCTCTGAAAATAAAGCATTGTGAGGTTTTATGGCCTAAAAAGTTGTGATATTTACAGAAGCCTCTTTTCTTTCGTTGTTCTAACGGAGGAATTTTGGTATTATGAGGCACTATCATTTGGCCATCTTTTACTAATAAATCGAAGATCTCGTCATATTTGGTAACATCAAATGTGTAAGTCTTTTTAGGAAATCTATCATTCTTTTCAGTTTCGATAGGGTTCCTGCCATTCGAAGGTGTAAGTAATTTGCAGGCATAAAGGGGTGCTTCTTTTAATTCAGCCAAATTTACTTCGAATTCCTCAAGACCATAAGGGTCATTAGAGATTTCAGACTCGCTGTCTTCGAGTTCGACATAAGCAACCCTCTCTTTCTTATGATTCTTATTCGCTCTGGCCTTTTCAGATCTTAAGCGTTCGACCTGTCGAACCCTGTTTGCTAATTAGGCCATATCTCTTAGATGCTGGGTATCTAACTTTTTCCTGATGGAATAGTCTAAACCTCCAGCGGCCATTTCTACCAGCTCGTGTTCAGGCACTATTGTAAAGCATCTAGATTTCAACAAACGGAACCTATTCAGATAATCATCTATAGGTTCGGTGAATTTTCTTTTGATACTGGCTAATTCCTTAAGACTTATCTTAGTTTggcccatgtagaattgttcatgaaaCAATCTTTCCAAATGAGGCCAAGCATCTATGGAATTTGGTGGCAAAGTTATAAACCACGTGAAGGCGTTCTTTGTTAAAGAACTGGGGAAATATTTCATTCTTAGATTCTCACTATTCGCCAAATCCCCTGCCTCAGTCATGTATCTGGCTATGTGTTCTATAGTGGAttcactagtgtcccctgagaatttggtgaacttagggatTTTACAACCCCTTGGTAATTCTGTTTGTAGGACATATTCTGATAAAGGAGAGGAATAATTTGGATGTCGAAGTCCTGTATTCAGACCATTCTGGGCCATGATTCTCTCTATCATACTAGTTAAGTCATTTTCCAACATGTTTTCCCGCCTGGCCCTATGAATTACTTCGTCTGCATCCTGGTCTCTATTAACCATTATCACTCTCCTAGGTTGTTCTTCAGGGACTTCCCGTTGAATTGGCTGTTGTTCCAATCTTGCCCCCATGACCCTTTCGTCGGGCGCTTGCCTTGGTGGTCGAACCTGATCTATAGTTGGTTATTCTCCCTAGATTATAACCTGGTTTGGCCTGTGTCGAACAGAAGACTGTGGGGCGCCTAGGAAATCTGCTATGCGTCCCATTTGTGCTGACAGTTGTTGGTATGTTTGGGCATTGTCAGTGTTAGTCTTATTCACATTCTGTAACAGGGGAGAAAAAATGGTATTCATTTCTCTGGCCAGaactcctaccatatcatggttactGGCATCTATTTGTTGTCTAAAGGCTTCCTGGTTACTCGTTGTAAGGGTAGGTAATAGGGTggggactccttgtgattgggTATTTCGACCTACATGGTTCATGCCAGAGCCAGAATTTTGAATTGGTGAAATAACCGTATTATGTGGTTGAGTATATATGGAAGAATTGttttgaagtccctccatggtAGTAGATGGCATTCCATATGGGTATTCTCTCAAAGGCCTAAAGTTTTTGAATCCTGGTGGCCTAGGGGTTGAAATTGCAGGAGTGTCTGCTACGCCTGACATAATAGGCATTGTTGTCGAATTATGCAAGGCCACGTATCCAGATGTTGGTATGGCCTGTGCACTAGGGATCTCAGTGGATACGTCAATCGAATTTGCTCTGATTGTGCCTGATCCCTGAGGAGGGAATTGTTCCCCTTGACTGGTTGTATTAACCATCTTTTTTT encodes:
- the LOC127130164 gene encoding uncharacterized protein LOC127130164; the encoded protein is MGARLEQQPIQREVPEEQPRRVIMVNRDQDADEVIHRARRENMLENDLTSMIERIMAQNGLNTGLRHPNYSSPLSEYVLQTELPRGCKIPKFTKFSGDTSESTIEHIARYMTEAGDLANSENLRMKYFPSSLTKNAFTWFITLPPNSIDAWPHLERLFHEQFYMGQTKISLKELASIKRKFTEPIDDYLNRFRLLKSRCFTIVPEHELVERLRSEKARANKNHKKERVAYVELEDSESEISNDPYGLEEFEVNLAELKEAPLYACKLLTPSNGRNPIETEKNDRFPKKTYTFDVTKYDEIFDLLVKDGQMIVPHNTKIPPLEQRKKRGFCKYHNFLGHKTSQCFIFRDLIQNAIRDSRLKFADKGKKTR